From Rahnella aceris, a single genomic window includes:
- the murC gene encoding UDP-N-acetylmuramate--L-alanine ligase → MNTQQLAKLRTFVPEMHRVRHIHFVGIGGAGMGGIAEVLANEGYQISGSDLAPNAVTQQLTALGATIYFNHRPENVLDASVVVVSTAISSDNPEIVAAREARIPVIRRAEMLAELMRFRHGIAVAGTHGKTTTTAMVTSIYAEAGLDPTFVNGGLVKAAGTHARLGSSRFLIAEADESDASFLHLQPMVAIVTNIEADHMDTYQGDFEILKQTFINFLHNLPFYGRAVMCIDDPVIRELIPRVGRHMTTYGFSEDADVIIENYRQVGAQGHFTLRRQDLPLISVTLNAPGRHNALNAAAAVAVATDENISDDAILRALAGFQGTGRRFDFLGEYALENVNGKTGSAMLVDDYGHHPTEVDATIKAARAGWANKRLVMIFQPHRYTRTRDLYDDFANVLSQVDVLIMLDVYPAGEAPIPGADSRSLCRTIRARGKLDPILVSDIEAVPESLAQILEGDDLVLVQGAGNVGRVARKLADQKLQPVKKGEEHHV, encoded by the coding sequence GTGAATACACAACAATTGGCGAAACTGCGTACCTTCGTGCCCGAGATGCATCGTGTCCGGCACATTCACTTTGTTGGCATCGGTGGTGCCGGCATGGGTGGTATCGCCGAAGTGTTGGCCAATGAAGGCTATCAGATCAGCGGTTCTGATTTAGCACCTAACGCGGTGACTCAGCAACTGACCGCGCTGGGCGCGACGATTTATTTCAATCACCGCCCGGAGAACGTGCTGGATGCCAGTGTGGTGGTAGTTTCCACCGCTATTTCATCCGATAACCCGGAAATTGTTGCGGCGCGTGAAGCCCGTATTCCGGTGATCCGCCGTGCAGAAATGCTCGCTGAACTGATGCGTTTTCGCCACGGTATTGCCGTGGCAGGTACGCACGGTAAAACAACGACCACGGCGATGGTGACCAGTATTTATGCCGAGGCCGGACTAGACCCGACCTTTGTAAACGGTGGACTGGTGAAAGCGGCAGGTACGCATGCGCGTCTGGGGTCAAGCCGCTTTCTGATCGCTGAAGCAGACGAAAGCGACGCGTCTTTCCTGCATCTGCAACCGATGGTGGCCATCGTGACCAACATTGAAGCGGATCACATGGACACGTATCAGGGTGACTTTGAAATCCTGAAGCAGACGTTCATCAATTTCCTGCACAACCTGCCGTTCTACGGGCGCGCAGTGATGTGTATTGATGATCCGGTTATCCGTGAGCTGATCCCACGCGTAGGACGTCATATGACGACGTACGGTTTCAGCGAAGACGCCGATGTGATTATCGAAAATTACCGTCAGGTGGGCGCGCAAGGTCACTTTACGCTGCGCCGTCAGGACTTGCCGCTGATAAGCGTTACGCTCAATGCGCCGGGTCGTCACAATGCGCTGAACGCCGCGGCCGCAGTTGCCGTCGCGACGGACGAAAATATCAGCGACGATGCTATTTTGCGCGCGCTGGCAGGTTTTCAGGGTACTGGCCGTCGTTTCGATTTTCTGGGCGAATACGCGCTGGAAAATGTGAACGGTAAAACAGGTAGCGCGATGCTGGTCGATGACTACGGCCACCATCCGACAGAAGTGGATGCGACGATCAAAGCCGCGCGTGCGGGCTGGGCAAACAAGCGCCTGGTGATGATCTTCCAGCCGCACCGTTATACCCGTACTCGCGATCTGTACGACGATTTCGCAAATGTGCTTTCGCAGGTTGATGTGCTGATCATGCTGGATGTGTATCCGGCCGGTGAAGCGCCGATCCCTGGCGCAGACAGCCGCTCGTTGTGCCGCACTATTCGCGCACGCGGCAAGCTTGATCCGATTTTGGTTTCTGATATTGAGGCGGTGCCGGAAAGTCTGGCGCAAATCCTCGAAGGCGACGATTTAGTTCTGGTTCAGGGCGCCGGTAATGTCGGCAGAGTGGCCCGTAAATTGGCAGATCAAAAGCTGCAACCAGTAAAGAAAGGTGAAGAACATCATGTCTGA
- the ftsW gene encoding cell division protein FtsW, with amino-acid sequence MRIPGLSLVGKFNDWVMGAKESESVTLVLYDRTLLWLTFGLAIVGFVMVTSASMPIGQRLADDPFLFAKRDAIYLGLAFGLSLVTLRVPMAVWQKYSNVLLLLSVIMLLVVLVVGSSVNGASRWISLGPLRIQPAEFSKLSLFCYLASYLVRKVDEVRSNFWGFCKPMGVMVVLAVLLLAQPDLGTVVVLFITTLAMLFLAGAKMWQFLAIIGSGVFAVVLLVLAEPYRMRRVTSFWNPWADPFGSGYQLTQSLMAFGRGEFWGQGLGNSVQKLEYLPEAHTDFIFSILGEELGYFGVVLALLMVFFVAFRAMSIGRRALETDQRFSGFLACSIGVWFSFQALVNVGAAAGMLPTKGLTLPLISYGGSSLLIMSTAIVLLLRVDFETRLAKAQAFVRSAR; translated from the coding sequence ATGCGGATACCCGGGCTGAGCCTCGTCGGCAAATTTAATGATTGGGTGATGGGCGCCAAAGAAAGCGAGTCCGTCACCCTGGTGTTGTATGACCGGACTTTGCTGTGGCTGACCTTCGGGCTGGCTATCGTCGGCTTCGTGATGGTGACATCAGCGTCGATGCCGATTGGTCAGCGTCTGGCAGACGATCCGTTTTTGTTTGCTAAACGTGATGCTATTTATCTCGGTCTGGCCTTTGGTTTATCGCTGGTGACATTGCGTGTGCCGATGGCGGTCTGGCAGAAGTACAGCAATGTCCTGCTGCTGCTGTCGGTCATCATGTTGCTGGTGGTGCTGGTGGTGGGCAGCTCGGTTAACGGGGCATCTCGCTGGATTTCTCTCGGGCCGCTGCGTATTCAGCCGGCAGAGTTCTCCAAGTTGTCACTGTTCTGCTACCTCGCCAGCTATCTGGTGCGAAAAGTGGATGAAGTGCGCAGTAACTTTTGGGGCTTCTGCAAACCGATGGGTGTGATGGTCGTGCTGGCAGTATTGCTGTTGGCTCAGCCGGACCTTGGTACGGTGGTTGTACTGTTCATCACCACGCTGGCGATGTTATTCCTGGCAGGGGCAAAAATGTGGCAGTTCCTGGCCATTATCGGTTCGGGCGTATTCGCAGTGGTACTGCTGGTTCTTGCCGAGCCATACCGTATGCGCCGTGTGACATCGTTCTGGAATCCGTGGGCGGATCCGTTTGGTAGTGGCTACCAGTTAACTCAGTCACTGATGGCATTTGGTCGTGGCGAATTCTGGGGACAAGGTTTAGGTAATTCAGTCCAGAAACTGGAGTATTTACCTGAAGCACACACCGACTTTATCTTCTCCATTTTAGGCGAGGAATTGGGGTATTTCGGTGTGGTTCTCGCCCTGTTAATGGTATTCTTCGTCGCTTTTCGCGCCATGTCCATCGGGCGTCGCGCGTTAGAGACCGACCAGCGTTTTTCAGGGTTTTTAGCCTGTTCAATTGGCGTGTGGTTTAGCTTCCAGGCGTTGGTTAACGTCGGGGCTGCGGCGGGCATGTTGCCAACTAAAGGCCTGACATTGCCGCTCATCAGTTACGGTGGGTCGAGCCTGTTAATTATGTCGACGGCAATCGTGTTATTGCTGCGAGTGGATTTTGAAACGCGGCTGGCAAAAGCCCAGGCGTTTGTAAGGAGTGCCCGATGA
- the ftsQ gene encoding cell division protein FtsQ, whose translation MSQAALNTRERETAESNGRRSNGGQLAGIVFLLLVVGTILWSAWAVVGWMQDANRLPLSQLVVTGERHYTTNDDIRQAILSLGAPGTFMTQDVNVIQQQIERLPWIKQVSVRKQWPNELKIHLVEYVPVAHWNDLHMVDADGKSFSIPAERVVKQKMPLLYGPEGSEQDVLQGFQTMSQALAAGKFTLKAVAMSARHSWQLTLDNDVRLELGRDDRMGRLQRFIELYPRFQQQAEADKKRITYVDLRYDSGASVGWAPEFIDQQNSNQQQNQAQAKQQ comes from the coding sequence ATGTCTCAAGCCGCCCTGAATACCCGAGAGCGTGAGACGGCCGAGAGCAACGGCCGTCGCAGTAACGGTGGCCAGCTGGCAGGGATCGTGTTTCTGCTGTTGGTGGTAGGAACGATTTTATGGAGTGCGTGGGCCGTTGTCGGCTGGATGCAGGATGCAAACCGATTGCCGTTGTCCCAGTTAGTTGTCACCGGGGAGCGGCATTACACGACCAACGATGATATTCGTCAGGCGATTCTGTCCTTAGGGGCACCGGGAACGTTCATGACGCAGGATGTAAACGTCATTCAGCAGCAGATTGAGCGTTTACCCTGGATAAAACAGGTCAGCGTACGTAAGCAATGGCCGAATGAACTGAAGATACATCTCGTGGAGTATGTGCCGGTCGCACACTGGAATGATTTGCATATGGTTGATGCCGATGGCAAATCTTTCAGCATACCCGCCGAGCGTGTGGTCAAACAAAAAATGCCGTTGCTTTACGGTCCGGAAGGCAGCGAACAGGATGTTTTGCAGGGCTTTCAAACGATGAGTCAGGCGCTGGCCGCCGGCAAGTTCACGTTGAAAGCAGTGGCAATGAGTGCACGTCACTCGTGGCAGTTAACTCTGGATAATGACGTCCGGCTGGAATTGGGGAGAGATGACCGGATGGGGCGTTTACAACGTTTTATCGAGCTTTACCCGCGATTCCAGCAACAGGCTGAAGCCGATAAAAAACGCATCACTTATGTCGATTTACGTTATGACAGCGGTGCGTCAGTAGGTTGGGCACCAGAGTTTATTGACCAGCAAAACAGTAATCAGCAACAGAATCAGGCACAGGCTAAACAACAATGA
- the murF gene encoding UDP-N-acetylmuramoyl-tripeptide--D-alanyl-D-alanine ligase, which yields MIRVSLQTLADALNAELIGTDTQIDSVTTDTRQITEGCLFVALKGEKFDAHDFAADAVKAGSGALLVSKRLPVDVPQLVVADTRIALGQLGGWVRQQVPARVVGLTGSSGKTSVKEMTAAILRECGNVLYTAGNFNNDIGVPLTLLRLTAEHDFAVIEMGANHAGEIAYTTALARPETALVNNLSAAHLEGFGSLAGVARAKGEIFDGLPENGIAVINADNNDWANWQHKLNGKTVWRFSPAFGEGIDFSATDVNISPLNTAFTLHSPQGSIDVSLPVPGRHNIANALAAAALAMSVGASPENVRAGLATLQSVKGRLFPIVISEGKTLLDDSYNANVGSMTAAAQVLAEMPGYRVMAVGDMAELGAESEHCHRQVGEAIRDAGIDKVFSIGHDSRIISDVSGCGEHLEDKAALTARLTSLLSEHAVITVLIKGSRSAAMEQVVRALQENATC from the coding sequence ATGATCCGTGTTTCCCTGCAAACGCTGGCTGATGCGCTCAACGCTGAGCTCATCGGCACTGATACTCAAATTGACAGCGTGACGACGGACACCCGTCAGATCACTGAAGGCTGTTTGTTTGTCGCCCTGAAAGGCGAAAAATTCGATGCCCACGACTTTGCCGCTGATGCCGTAAAAGCCGGTTCAGGGGCTTTACTGGTAAGTAAGCGCTTACCGGTAGATGTTCCTCAGTTAGTGGTTGCTGACACCCGTATTGCGCTCGGGCAACTGGGCGGCTGGGTGCGTCAGCAGGTTCCGGCGCGTGTCGTCGGCCTGACCGGTTCTTCCGGCAAGACGTCTGTGAAAGAGATGACCGCGGCGATTTTGCGCGAGTGCGGCAATGTGCTGTATACCGCAGGCAACTTCAATAACGACATTGGCGTTCCTCTGACGTTGCTGCGCTTAACGGCAGAACATGATTTTGCTGTCATCGAAATGGGTGCGAATCATGCGGGTGAAATCGCCTACACCACTGCCCTGGCACGACCTGAAACGGCGCTGGTGAATAACTTGTCCGCCGCACATCTGGAGGGTTTCGGTTCCCTCGCAGGCGTGGCCCGTGCGAAAGGCGAGATTTTCGATGGTCTGCCGGAAAACGGCATTGCCGTGATCAATGCGGATAACAACGATTGGGCGAACTGGCAGCATAAGCTGAACGGTAAAACCGTCTGGCGTTTTTCTCCCGCTTTCGGTGAAGGCATCGATTTCAGTGCCACTGATGTCAACATCAGCCCGCTGAATACCGCGTTCACACTGCATTCTCCTCAGGGCAGCATTGATGTCTCGCTGCCGGTTCCGGGTCGTCACAATATCGCTAACGCACTCGCTGCGGCTGCGCTGGCAATGTCTGTCGGTGCATCGCCGGAGAACGTGCGCGCCGGGCTGGCGACGCTGCAATCCGTGAAAGGGCGCTTATTCCCGATCGTTATCAGCGAGGGCAAAACCTTGCTTGATGACAGCTACAACGCGAATGTGGGTTCAATGACCGCTGCCGCACAGGTGCTGGCGGAAATGCCGGGCTACCGCGTGATGGCAGTGGGCGATATGGCTGAACTGGGCGCTGAAAGCGAACATTGCCATCGTCAGGTCGGTGAAGCTATCCGCGACGCCGGTATCGACAAAGTATTCAGCATTGGTCATGACAGCCGCATCATCAGTGATGTCAGCGGGTGTGGTGAACATCTGGAAGATAAGGCAGCCCTGACGGCCCGTTTAACGAGCTTACTGTCTGAACATGCGGTAATTACCGTTTTGATTAAAGGTTCACGTAGTGCCGCAATGGAGCAGGTAGTACGCGCGTTACAGGAGAATGCAACATGTTAG
- the ftsA gene encoding cell division protein FtsA, whose product MIKSTDRKLVVGLEIGTAKVAALVGEVLPDGMVNIIGVGSCPSRGMDKGGVNDLESVVKCVQRAIDQAELMADCQISSVYLALSGKHISCQNEIGMVPISEEEVTQEDVENVVHTAKSVRVRDEHRVLHVIPQEYAIDYQEGIKNPVGLSGVRMQAKVHLITCHNDMAKNIVKAVERCGLKVDQLIFAGLAASYAVLTEDERELGVCVVDIGGGTMDIAVYTGGALRHTKVIPYAGNVVTSDIAYAFGTPPTDAEAIKVRHGCALGSIVGKDENVEVPSVGGRPPRSLQRQTLAEVIEPRYTELLNLVNDEILQLQEQLRQQGVKHHLAAGIVLTGGAAQIDGLAACAQRVFHTQVRIGQPLNITGLTDYAQEPYYSTAVGLLHYGKESHLSGEAEVEKRASVGNWFKRINSWLRKEF is encoded by the coding sequence ATGATCAAGTCGACGGACAGAAAACTGGTAGTTGGGCTGGAGATCGGTACGGCAAAGGTCGCCGCATTGGTGGGGGAAGTTCTGCCCGATGGCATGGTCAATATTATTGGCGTGGGCAGTTGCCCATCCCGTGGCATGGACAAGGGTGGCGTGAATGACCTGGAATCGGTGGTGAAATGCGTACAGCGCGCCATCGATCAGGCTGAATTGATGGCGGATTGCCAAATTTCCTCTGTTTACCTTGCTTTGTCTGGTAAACATATCAGTTGTCAGAATGAAATAGGGATGGTTCCTATTTCAGAAGAGGAAGTCACGCAGGAAGATGTAGAGAACGTGGTGCATACCGCTAAGTCGGTACGCGTACGTGATGAGCATCGGGTTCTGCATGTGATCCCTCAGGAATATGCCATTGATTATCAGGAAGGGATTAAAAACCCGGTCGGACTTTCCGGCGTGCGTATGCAGGCTAAAGTTCACCTGATTACCTGCCATAACGATATGGCGAAGAACATTGTGAAAGCGGTAGAACGCTGTGGCTTAAAAGTCGACCAGCTTATTTTTGCCGGTCTGGCAGCCAGTTATGCCGTTCTGACGGAAGATGAACGTGAATTAGGTGTTTGTGTCGTTGATATTGGTGGTGGAACCATGGATATCGCGGTTTATACCGGCGGCGCACTACGTCATACTAAGGTAATCCCTTATGCAGGGAATGTGGTCACCAGCGACATCGCTTATGCGTTTGGAACGCCACCGACCGATGCCGAAGCGATCAAGGTTCGCCACGGTTGTGCATTAGGTTCAATTGTCGGCAAAGACGAAAACGTCGAAGTGCCGAGCGTCGGTGGGCGTCCACCACGCAGTCTGCAGCGTCAGACACTGGCTGAAGTTATCGAGCCTCGTTACACAGAATTGCTGAATTTAGTGAACGATGAAATTTTGCAATTGCAGGAGCAGTTACGTCAGCAAGGCGTAAAACATCATCTGGCCGCCGGCATTGTTCTGACAGGCGGTGCAGCACAAATTGATGGTCTGGCAGCTTGTGCGCAGCGGGTATTCCATACCCAGGTGCGTATCGGGCAACCCCTGAACATCACCGGGCTGACGGATTATGCGCAGGAACCTTACTACTCAACGGCTGTAGGGCTGCTGCACTACGGGAAGGAGTCTCACCTGAGCGGTGAGGCCGAAGTAGAAAAACGTGCCTCAGTGGGCAACTGGTTCAAACGAATCAACAGCTGGCTGAGAAAAGAGTTCTAA
- the murG gene encoding undecaprenyldiphospho-muramoylpentapeptide beta-N-acetylglucosaminyltransferase, which produces MSGNTRRLMVMAGGTGGHVFPGLAVAHHLIAQGWEVRWLGTADRMEADLVPKHGIEIDFIKIAGLRGKGLKAQLTAPVRIYHAWRQAKAIMKRFQPDVVLGMGGYVSGPGGLAAWSLGIPVVLHEQNGIAGMTNKGLSHIAKKVLQAFPGAFPNADVVGNPVRTDVLALELPATRLAGREGPIRVLVIGGSQGARVLNQSMPEVAALMGDKITLWHQVGKGALASVNQAYEKAGQTQHKVTEFIDDMAEAYAWADVVVCRSGALTVSEIAAAGLPAIFVPFQHKDRQQYWNALPLEKAGAAKIIEQKDFSAAAVADLMAGWDRTHLMEMAMAARAAAIPDATARVAAEVVAASKK; this is translated from the coding sequence ATGAGTGGCAATACCCGGCGTTTAATGGTGATGGCAGGTGGTACCGGGGGACATGTTTTCCCGGGACTGGCAGTAGCCCATCATCTTATCGCGCAAGGTTGGGAAGTTCGCTGGCTGGGTACAGCAGACCGAATGGAAGCGGATTTGGTTCCAAAACATGGTATCGAGATTGATTTCATTAAAATTGCCGGATTGCGTGGGAAAGGTCTTAAAGCGCAACTAACGGCACCGGTTCGCATATATCATGCGTGGCGTCAGGCGAAGGCCATCATGAAGCGCTTCCAGCCTGATGTGGTATTGGGCATGGGCGGATATGTGTCCGGTCCCGGAGGCCTGGCTGCCTGGTCACTGGGTATTCCGGTGGTGTTACACGAACAAAATGGCATTGCCGGCATGACCAATAAAGGGTTGTCGCACATTGCCAAAAAAGTATTGCAGGCGTTTCCGGGGGCATTTCCAAATGCTGACGTTGTTGGCAATCCGGTGCGTACTGACGTGCTGGCGCTGGAATTACCGGCAACCCGACTGGCCGGCCGCGAAGGTCCAATCCGCGTATTAGTGATTGGTGGCAGTCAGGGCGCGCGAGTCCTTAATCAGAGCATGCCGGAAGTGGCAGCGCTGATGGGCGATAAGATTACGTTGTGGCACCAGGTCGGTAAAGGTGCTCTGGCGTCAGTGAATCAGGCTTATGAAAAAGCCGGTCAGACGCAGCATAAAGTGACCGAATTCATTGATGACATGGCAGAGGCTTATGCCTGGGCCGATGTGGTGGTTTGCCGCTCCGGTGCGTTAACGGTCAGTGAAATTGCCGCCGCAGGTTTACCCGCGATTTTTGTGCCTTTCCAGCATAAAGACCGTCAACAGTACTGGAATGCGCTGCCGCTGGAAAAAGCCGGTGCCGCGAAGATTATCGAACAGAAAGATTTTAGTGCCGCCGCCGTCGCTGATCTGATGGCCGGATGGGACAGAACCCATCTGATGGAAATGGCGATGGCAGCACGTGCCGCCGCCATCCCCGATGCGACAGCGCGTGTAGCCGCTGAAGTGGTTGCCGCAAGCAAAAAATGA
- a CDS encoding D-alanine--D-alanine ligase codes for MSEKVAVLLGGTSAERDVSLQSGAAVLAGLRESGVDAHGIDTKTFNVALLKEEGYSKVFIALHGRGGEDGTLQGLLEQIGLPYTGSGVMASALTMDKFRTKLVWQALGLPVTPFVALHRSQIEEAGQGALAAKIAELGLPVIVKPSREGSSVGMSKVTTEKELLPALQEGFRHDDNVLIEKWLSGPEYTVAIVGNQVMPSIRIQPAGTFYDYQAKYLSDETQYFCPSGLSEAQEQQLTSLALQAYQALDCSGWGRVDVMQDGDGNFNLLEVNTSPGMTSHSLVPMAAKHAGLSFPQLVFRILELAD; via the coding sequence ATGTCTGAGAAAGTAGCGGTATTGTTGGGTGGTACTTCCGCAGAACGCGATGTGTCATTACAGTCAGGCGCCGCAGTGCTGGCTGGTTTACGCGAATCCGGTGTTGATGCCCACGGCATCGATACCAAAACGTTTAATGTGGCGCTTCTCAAAGAAGAAGGGTACAGCAAAGTCTTTATCGCACTTCACGGTCGCGGTGGCGAAGACGGAACGTTGCAGGGTTTGCTGGAGCAAATCGGTTTGCCTTATACCGGCAGCGGCGTGATGGCGTCGGCGCTCACTATGGACAAGTTCCGCACCAAACTGGTGTGGCAGGCTTTAGGGTTACCGGTCACGCCGTTTGTCGCACTGCATCGTTCACAAATTGAGGAAGCAGGGCAGGGCGCTCTGGCGGCAAAAATCGCTGAATTAGGCCTGCCGGTGATCGTCAAACCAAGCCGTGAAGGTTCCAGCGTCGGGATGAGCAAAGTGACAACGGAAAAAGAGTTGTTACCCGCCCTGCAGGAAGGCTTCAGGCATGACGATAACGTACTGATCGAAAAATGGCTGAGTGGCCCGGAATATACCGTGGCTATCGTGGGCAACCAGGTGATGCCCTCGATTCGCATCCAGCCAGCCGGTACGTTTTATGACTATCAGGCAAAATATCTGTCTGATGAAACACAATATTTTTGCCCGAGCGGTTTAAGCGAAGCGCAGGAGCAGCAGTTGACTTCACTGGCTTTGCAGGCTTATCAGGCGCTCGATTGCAGTGGCTGGGGACGTGTCGACGTCATGCAGGACGGTGACGGCAACTTCAACTTACTGGAAGTGAATACGTCGCCGGGAATGACCAGCCACAGTCTGGTGCCGATGGCGGCTAAACACGCCGGGTTGAGTTTCCCGCAACTCGTTTTCCGTATTCTGGAACTGGCAGACTGA
- the mraY gene encoding phospho-N-acetylmuramoyl-pentapeptide-transferase, giving the protein MLVWLAEHLVKYYSGFNVFSYLTFRAIVSLLTALFLSLWIGPRMIARLQKMSFGQIVRNDGPESHFSKRGTPTMGGLMILASITISVLMWAYPSNPYVWCVLFVLLGYGVVGFIDDYRKVVRKDTKGLIARWKYFWQSVIALAAAFTMYAIGKDTPATELVVPFFKDIMPQLGLMYILLSYFVIVGTSNAVNLTDGLDGLAIMPTVFVAAGFALVAWATGNMNFASYLHIPYLRHAGELVIVCTAIVGAGLGFLWFNTYPAQVFMGDVGSLALGGALGTIAVLLRQEFLLVIMGGVFVVETLSVILQVGSFKLRGQRIFRMAPIHHHYELKGWPEPRVIVRFWIISLMLVLIGLATLKVR; this is encoded by the coding sequence ATGTTAGTTTGGCTGGCCGAACATTTGGTCAAATATTATTCCGGCTTCAACGTCTTTTCTTATCTGACGTTTCGCGCCATTGTCAGCCTGCTGACCGCTTTGTTCCTGTCGCTGTGGATTGGGCCTCGCATGATTGCCCGTCTGCAGAAAATGTCTTTCGGCCAGATTGTCCGTAACGACGGCCCGGAATCACATTTCAGTAAACGTGGTACACCAACGATGGGCGGCCTGATGATTCTGGCGTCTATCACGATTTCCGTATTGATGTGGGCCTATCCGTCCAATCCGTACGTGTGGTGTGTGCTGTTCGTATTGCTGGGTTACGGTGTGGTGGGCTTTATCGATGACTATCGCAAAGTCGTGCGTAAAGACACCAAGGGGCTGATCGCCCGCTGGAAATACTTCTGGCAGTCAGTCATTGCGCTGGCCGCCGCTTTCACGATGTATGCCATTGGTAAAGATACGCCAGCGACCGAGCTGGTGGTGCCGTTCTTTAAAGACATCATGCCGCAGCTGGGTTTGATGTACATCCTGCTGAGCTACTTTGTGATTGTCGGTACCAGTAACGCCGTCAATCTGACGGATGGTCTGGACGGGCTGGCGATTATGCCAACGGTTTTCGTCGCGGCGGGCTTTGCGCTGGTGGCGTGGGCGACCGGTAACATGAATTTCGCCAGCTACCTGCACATCCCTTATCTGCGTCATGCAGGTGAACTGGTGATCGTGTGTACCGCAATTGTCGGTGCCGGGCTTGGGTTCCTGTGGTTCAACACCTATCCGGCACAAGTTTTCATGGGCGATGTCGGTTCTCTGGCGCTGGGTGGCGCGCTGGGCACTATCGCTGTGCTGCTGCGTCAGGAGTTTTTGCTGGTGATTATGGGCGGTGTGTTTGTTGTCGAAACCCTGTCGGTAATCTTACAAGTTGGGTCCTTTAAGTTACGTGGGCAGCGCATTTTCCGTATGGCGCCTATCCATCATCACTACGAACTTAAAGGCTGGCCGGAACCGCGCGTTATTGTGCGCTTCTGGATTATTTCGCTGATGCTGGTGCTGATTGGCCTGGCGACGCTGAAGGTACGGTAA
- the murD gene encoding UDP-N-acetylmuramoyl-L-alanine--D-glutamate ligase, which produces MADYQGKKVVIIGLGLTGLSCVDFFVARGVTPRVIDTRVSPPGLDKLADNIECHLGSLNEDWLLDADLIISSPGVALATPALSAAAEAGVEIIGDIELFCRETQTPIVAITGSNGKSTVTTLVGEMAKAAGWRVGVGGNIGLPVLTMLDHEYDLFVLELSSFQLETTHSLHAAAATILNVTEDHMDRYPFGLQQYRAAKLKVYENAALCVVNADDALTMPVRGADKRCVSFGVDVGDYHLTRQQDDIWLRVRGEKVLNTREMPLTGRHNYTNALAALALADAVGIPHASSLKALTTFTGLAHRFQVAWQHNGVRWINDSKATNVGSTEAALNGLHVEGTLHLLLGGDGKSADFSPLTRYLQGDNLRIYCFGRDGAELADLRPDVSSLFETMEQAMRDISTRVVSGDMVLLSPACASLDQFRSFEQRGDVFTALAKELG; this is translated from the coding sequence ATGGCTGACTATCAGGGTAAAAAAGTGGTCATCATCGGGCTGGGTCTTACCGGCCTGTCTTGTGTTGATTTCTTTGTTGCACGTGGCGTCACGCCGCGTGTCATTGATACCCGCGTCAGCCCGCCAGGACTCGATAAACTGGCGGATAACATTGAGTGTCATCTCGGTTCACTCAATGAAGACTGGCTGCTGGACGCTGATTTGATCATTTCAAGTCCGGGTGTTGCGCTGGCAACGCCAGCACTGAGCGCAGCTGCAGAGGCTGGCGTGGAAATCATTGGCGATATCGAATTGTTCTGCCGCGAAACGCAAACCCCAATTGTGGCTATCACCGGTTCGAACGGTAAAAGCACTGTCACCACGCTGGTCGGCGAGATGGCGAAAGCGGCCGGATGGCGCGTGGGCGTGGGCGGCAATATCGGTTTGCCTGTGCTGACCATGCTGGATCACGAATACGATCTGTTTGTGCTTGAGCTTTCCAGCTTCCAGCTTGAAACCACACACAGTCTTCACGCGGCGGCGGCGACCATTCTCAACGTAACTGAAGACCACATGGACCGCTATCCGTTTGGTTTGCAGCAATACCGTGCAGCCAAACTGAAAGTTTATGAGAACGCAGCATTATGCGTCGTCAATGCCGACGATGCGCTGACCATGCCGGTACGTGGCGCGGATAAACGCTGCGTGAGTTTTGGTGTTGATGTGGGTGATTACCATCTGACCCGTCAGCAGGATGATATCTGGTTACGTGTGCGTGGCGAGAAAGTCCTGAATACCCGTGAGATGCCACTGACAGGACGCCATAACTACACCAATGCCCTGGCGGCGCTGGCGCTGGCGGATGCAGTCGGTATTCCTCATGCGTCCAGCCTGAAAGCCCTGACGACCTTTACCGGTCTGGCTCATCGTTTTCAGGTGGCATGGCAACATAACGGCGTTCGCTGGATTAACGACTCTAAAGCGACCAATGTCGGCAGTACCGAAGCCGCATTGAACGGTCTGCACGTTGAAGGCACGCTGCATCTGTTATTAGGCGGGGACGGTAAATCTGCTGATTTCTCGCCACTGACGCGTTATTTGCAGGGCGACAATCTGCGTATTTACTGCTTTGGCCGTGATGGCGCAGAGCTGGCGGATTTGCGCCCTGACGTTTCTTCCTTGTTTGAAACGATGGAACAGGCGATGCGTGATATCAGCACGCGTGTGGTTTCCGGCGATATGGTTTTACTGTCGCCAGCCTGCGCCAGCCTGGATCAGTTCCGCAGTTTTGAACAACGCGGCGATGTCTTTACCGCGCTGGCGAAGGAGTTGGGTTGA